A region of the Gemmatimonadaceae bacterium genome:
CGCTGAAGCCGCTCTTCACCGAGGACGAGACGGAGGCCGCCATCGACGAGGTGGTGGTGGCGCCGATCCCGGACGTCTCGCGCTTCATCGTCGACATCCATCCGACGCTCGAGGGGCTGCTGCGCGCCGCGCTCAGCAAGGGACGCGAGGACCGCCCGAGCGCCGCCGACTTCGGGCGCGTGCTCGACCAGTATTGCGTCCTGCACCGCGAGCCCGGCTCGCCCGAACGGCTGCAGGCGCATCTCGCCGGCCTCTTCCCCGACAGTTACCGCCCGCCTACCGAGCCGACGCAAACCGCGGCCTCGGCGTACACGGCGCGCCCCGCGCGTACCCGGCCGTCGCTCATCCGGCGCATCCTCGGCATGCAGTAGTTTTCAGCGGGTGGATCCGCGTCCTGCGCTCGCGTTCACCCGGCGTCCCCGACCTTCCGGCTATCTTTCGACATGACCCTCAAGATCTACACGCGCACCGGCGACGAAGGCGACACGGGACTGTTCGGCGGCGGTCGTGTCAGCAAGGACCACCCGCGCGTCGAGGCGTACGGCGACATCGACGAACTGAACGCCTGCATCGGCGTGGCCCGGTCGGCGGAGATGATGCCCCGCATCGACGAAGTCCTCGCCCCCATCCAGCGCGACCTCTTCGCGATCGGTGCGCTGCTCGCGACGCCCGACCTGGTGAAGATGCAGGAGCAGCTCGCCAAGGCGCGCATTTCCGACGAACGCATTGCCCAGATGGAGCAATCGATCGACGACGGCGAGGCCGAACTCGAGCCGCTCAAGTCGTTCATCCTGCCGGGCGGCACTCCCAAGTCGGCCGCTTTGCACGTGGCGCGCACGATCTGCCGGCGCGCCGAGCGCGCGGTGGTCCGGCTCCAGCGCGACGTCGAGGTGCCGCAGGTCGTGATCGTCTACCTGAACCGGCTGTCCGACTTGCTCTTCGTGCTGGCGCGCGTGGCGAATCGCCGCGCCGGCGCGGGCGAAGTGACATGGTGAGAAGGACAGGAACGCGCACCGGCACGGACGCGGTTGCGGGCGTGGGCGGCGCGTACATCCCGGCACCGGGCGCCGCGCCAACCGTCGATCCGGACGGCACCGCCCGCGAAATCGTCGTGCACGGCTCGCGCATCGTGGTGCGCGCCGGCGCGCTGACCGATGCCGCCGCGCTGGTGCGCGAATGCGCACCGGGGTGCCGGCCCATCATCATCACCGACGCCAACGTCGCGCCGCTCCATGCGGAGCCCATCGCCGCCGCGCTCGACACCGAGATCCTCAGTTTCCCGCCGGGCGAATCGAGCAAGGTGCGGGCGCAGTGGGCCGCGCTCACTGACGCGCTGCTCGACCGGCAACTGGGCCGCGACACGGTGGTGGTTGCCGTGGGTGGCGGCGTCTGCGGCGATCTCGCCGGCTTCGTGGCCGCCACCTACCTGCGGGGCGTCCCGGTGGTGCAGGTCCCCACCTCACTCGTCGCCATGATCGATGCCGCGATCGGCGGCAAGACGGGCGTCGACACGCGCTACGGCAAGAATCTCGTGGGCGCCTTCCACCAGCCGGCGCTCGTGCTCGTCGATCCGCTGGCCCTCGCCACGCTTCCCCTCGAACATCGCCGCGCCGGCATGGCCGAGGCGATCAAGCACGGCGTGATCGCGGATGAAGCGTACCTGTACTGGATCGCCGCGCACGGCGCGTCGCTGCTGTCGCCGTCGCTCGCGCCCGAGACAGCGGAGCGACTCGTGCGCGGGAGCGTCGCCGTGAAGGCTGGCGTCGTGGCCGGCGACGAGCGCGAGGGCGGCCGCCGCCGCATCCTGAACTTCGGCCACACGATCGGACATGCCATCGAGCACCTCAGCGAGTACACCCTGCTGCACGGCGAGGCGATCGCCATCGGCATGGTGGCCGAAGCGCGGCTCGGCGAACTCGCGGAGGTGACACTGGCCGGCTGCGCCGATGAGATCGCCGAGCTTTGCGCGACGTTCGGCCTGCCGGTCCGGATCCCCGCGGCATTCTCCGCGGAGGCGATCATCGCGCTCGCGCGCGGCGACAAGAAGTCGCGCGGCGGCCTGGCCGAGTACGCGCTCCCGATGCGATTTGGCGAGATGAACGACGGGGGCGGACGATTTGCGCTCCCCATGGACGAGGGCGTCGTCCGCGCAGCGATCGAGGCGACGCGCTAGCGCTCCGGACCGTCGAATTCCGTCCAGTGTCGCGCGGGATGACGGCGGTGCAGTTGCCTTTGATCACAATTCGTCAAAACGCCATAAGATCATATTTCACAATATGATACGCTGTTGATACTCGGCCGGCGGCGCGCTGGCACGAATTTTGGCTGTTGACCGCGGCTTGTTCCCAATTCTATGCTGGCCTTCCCTGCAAGCTGATTCCAACGGGCGCCGCGGCAACGCCCGTTCCACGCCCAATGTCGTAACGGGGTGCGTAATGCAGCAGACGGAACCGAAGGCCAAAGGTTTTTTCCGTTCGTCTCCCTCTACCGCGTTTGACCAGTACCTGCAGGACATTCAGAAGCTCCCCCTGATTTCCGACGCGGCCGAAGAACGGCGCCTCGCGCGCCTGGCGCAGAAAGGGGACGAAGCCGCCGCAGAGCGGCTGGTGACGGCGAATCTCCGATTCGTCATCTCGTATGTGAAGAAGTACCAGGGCCACGGACTCGACCTGTCCGAACTCGTGGCGATCGGCAACGAAGGGCTGTTGAAGGCGGTCCGGAAGTTCGATCCGGACCAGGGTGTCAAGTTCATCTCGTATGCGGTGTGGTGGGTGCGCCAGGCGGTGCTCAAGGCGCTGGCCGAGCAGACGCGCTCCGTGCGCATCCCGCTCAACCAGAACTCGCAGCTGATCCGGCTCTCGCGCGCGGAGACGGTGCTCGCGCAGGTGCTGCGCCGCGACCCGACGGACCACGAAATCGGCCGTTTGCTCGAGGAGAGCCCGGAGCAGGTCCGCGCCGCCAAGCAAATGTCGGCGACGGAACTCTCGCTCGACGCGCCGGTCGATCGCAGCGATCGCGAAGCGTGCACGCTGGGCGAGCGGTTCTCGGGTGCCGACGGCGCCGAGATCGAGGAAGTCACCGACGCCAAGCTGATGCGGGAGACGATCACGCGCGTCTTCACGCGCTACCTGACGCCGCGTGAGCGCAAGATCCTCAACCTGTACTACGGCTTGGACGAGGGCGCCGAGGCGATGACGCTGGAGAAGATTGGCGCGTTGATGGGCGTGACCCGTGAACGCATCCGGCAGATTCGCGAACGCGCCTTCGAGAAGCTGCGGGCGTCGCCTGAAGGACGCTCGCTGGCCGGCTTCTGGGCCAACGTGAGCTGACAGCGCCGCACCTTCCCGGTAAGGGGTCGGCGACACCAACGAGCCCGAGTCCAGCGATGGAGTCGGGCTCTTTGGTGTCGGCGAAGGATCGTGGCGGCATTCGGGAGATGGCGGATGGCGGATGGCGGATTGCGGATGGCGGAAGGCTGATGGCGGATATCGGACGTGGTGAGCCGCCATCTGCCTTCAGCCATCAGCCATCCGCCATCACTCGCACCGCGGCCAGAATGTAGATTAGTGCGCATGTCCCTCGCCGCGGACCTTCGTGCGATCGTGGGCGCCAAGCATGTCCTCGAGCGCCCGGCAGAATTGCTCGTCTACGAGTCGGATGGCCTCCCCGGCTATCACCGCACGCCGTCGCTGGCCGTCTTTCCGGCCAGCGCGGATGAGGCGCTGGCCGTGGTGCGCGCGCTCGCGCGGGCCCACGTCCCCTTCGTGCCGCGCGGTGCGGGCACGGGACTGAGCGGCGGCGCACTCGCCGACGGCGTCGTCCTGCTCGGCCTGCAGCGCCTCAAGCGCATCATCGCCATCGACCCCGAGCGCCGCGTCGCGCGCGTCGAGCCGGGCGTCGTGAACGTCACGCTCACCAAGGCGGCGGCGCCGCACGGCTTGCACTACGCCCCCGATCCGTCGAGCCAGACGGCCTGCACGATCGGCGGCAACCTAGCCGAGAACGCCGGCGGCCCGCATTGCCTGAAGTACGGCGTGACGCTGAATCACGTGGTGGCCGCGAAGGTCGCGCTCCCCGACGGCAACGTTGTGGAACTGGAGGCCGACGACGGCGGCTTCGACCTGCTGGGCGCGTTCGTCGGCAGCGAGGGGTGCTTCGGCGTGGCGCTCGAATTGACGGTGAAGCTCACGCCGAATCCCGAGCGGATCGTCACGCTGCTCGCCGACTTCTCCAGCATCGACGACGCGGCGCAGACGGTCTCGGCGATCATCGCCGCCGGCATTCTTCCCGCCGCGCTCGAGATGATGGACCGCGCGACGGTCGGCGCGGTGGAGGCCAGCATCTACGCCGCCGGGTATCCCACCGACGCCGCTGCGGTGCTGCTCGTCGAGGTGGATGGTGCGGCCGTCGGGCTCGACGAGGACGTGCAGAATGTCGACCGCATCTGCCGCGGGCACGGCGCGCGCGACGTGCGAATCGCCACGGAGCCGGCGGCGCGCGCCAAGCTCTGGCAGGGACGCAAGAAGGCGTTCGGCGCGATGGGACGCATCGCGCCGCATCTCGTCGTGCAGGACGCCGTCGTGCCGCGCACCAAGCTGCCGTCGCTCCTGGCGCGCATCGCCGAGATCGGCGCCGCCAATGGCGTGCAGGTCTGCAACGTGTTCCACGCCGGCGACGGCAACCTGCACCCGAACATTCCCTACAACGCGAACGACAAGGACGAGTCGGCCCGCGTGCACGTGGCGATGCGGCAGATCATGCAGGCCTGCATCGACGCCGGCGGCACGATCACCGGCGAGCACGGCGTGGGGCTGGACAAGCTGCCGTATATGGATGCGCTCTTCACGCCCGATACGCTCGACGGCATGTGCCGGCTGCGGGACGTGTTCGATCCCGATCGGCGGGCGAACCCCGGGAAAGTGGTTCCGATACGGTATTGCCGGGAGCGGCGGCCGAACACGAAGATGGCGGATGGCGGACGGCAGATGGCCGATGCGCAGCAGGGGACCGCGGCTGATGCGAGCGGCGCGCTGCGCGGGATCGACGCATGAGCCATCGCCCGTCATCGCTCGACGAACTCACCACGCTGATCACGGAGTCGGCGGCGCGGCGGCGTGCGCTGCGACTGGTGGGGCGCGGCACCTGGCTCGACGGCGGCGCGCCGGTCGTGGCGGATGCCGAGCGCGTGGCGCTCGATGCCTTCGATGGAATCATCGAGTACGAACCGGGCGACCTCACCATCACCGTGGGTGCGGCAACGACGCTCGCCGAACTCGATGCGGCGACGGCGCGGCACCACCAGTGGTGCCCGCTCGCCGCGTGGGGGAGTGACGACGGCTCTGTCGGCGCGACCATCGCCACCGCGACGAGCGGCCCGTTCGCCCATGCGCTTGGCCTGCCACGTGACCTGGTTCTCGGTCTCGAGTGCGTGGACGGCACCGGCAAGGTGCTGCGCCCCGGCGGCAAGGTCGTGAAGAACGTCGCTGGCTTCGACCTCGTACGCCTGATGACGGGCTCGTGGGGCGCGCTCGCGGCGATCACGCGCGTGAGCCTGCGGCTGCGCGCACGGCCGTCGCTGGATGAAACGTGGCATGTGGCGCTTGATGACGCCGCGGCGGCCACGGCGCAAACAACACTGCGCCGCAGTGCGACGCCGCCCATCGCCTGCGAAGTCATTGCGCGCGGGCGGGTGGGAGAGCTTGGCCCGGGCTTGCTCGTGCGGATCGCGGGCAACGCCGCAACGGTCGCGGCCGCGCGCACGGCAGTGGCCGCGCTCGGTACGGCGACGGCCGCCGACAACGCGCTGTGGACCCGACTTCGCGCGGCGGCTCCGTCGCGCGCCCCGCGCATTCCCTCGCTGCCGGCGGTGCGCGCACTTAATGAAGGCGTGAAGCGGGCCTTCGATCCCGCCGGGATCCTGAACCCGGGGATCATGGGATGAACGCCGCCACCGCCCCGCTCGTGCACGACGACGCCCCCTGCCCGGCCGGACTGGCACCGCTCGAGCGCGCCCGCGCCGGGCTCGACAGCTGCGTGCACTGCGGGTTCTGCCTGCAGGCCTGCCCCACCTATCTCGCCCTCGAGGACGAGAACGACTCGCCACGCGGTCGGCTGGTGCTGATGCGCGCCGCGCTCGAGGGGCGCGTGGCGCTCGACGACCCCGACGTCGCCACGCACCTGAGCCGGTGCCTGGGTTGCCGCGGCTGCGAGTCGGCCTGCCCCAGCGGCGTCCCGTACGGACACCTGCTCGAGGCGGCGCGCGAGCAGCTCGCCGCCGTACGGCCGCTGCCCGTCGTGGCGCGCGTGATCCTCTGGGCGTTCGCCAGACCAGCGGTGCTGCGCGTTGCGCTCTGGTTTGGCCGCCTGGCGCGCGACACGGGCATCGCCGCCGAACTCGCGCGCATTCCGGGCGCGGCCGGCTTCCCCTTCGCGATGCTCGCGTCCACGGCGCGCGCGCACACCCCGGCATGGACGCCGCGAGCGGCCGCGACGCGCGCGTCGGTCGCCACGCTCGACGGGTGCGTCATGGAGGGTCTCTTCACCGAGGTGAACCGCGCCACCGAGCGGGTGCTTGCGGAGAACGGCTACTCCCTGTGCGCCGCGCCCGGGCAGCAGTGCTGCGGCGCCCTGCACGTGCATGCCGGCGATGCCGCCACCGCGCGCGACCTCGCGAAGACCAACATCGCGGCGTTCGAGGCGAGCGGCGCGACGTTCGTGGCGTCGAACTCGGCGGGATGCGGCGCGATGATGAAGGAGTACGGCCAGCTGCTCGCCGACGATCCCGCCTGGCGTGACCGGGCGCGCGCGTTCAGCGCGAAGGTGCGCGATGCCAGCGAGCTGCTGGCCGCGGCGGGACCGCGGCCGGGCGCGCCGTTGCCGCGTCGCATCACGTACGACGCCCCGTGCCACCTGGAGCACGCGCAGAAGGTGAGCGCGCCGCCGCTGCAGGTGCTCGCCGCCATTCCGGGCCTCGAGCACACCCCGCTCGATGATCGCGAGCAATGCTGCGGCAGCGCCGGCATCTTCAACCTCATCGAGCCCAACGTCTCGGAGCGGGTGCTCGCCGCCAAGATGCGGTGCATCCACGCGACGTCGGCGCCGATCGTCGCGACCGGGAACCCCGGCTGCCTGATGCAGATTGGCGCGGGGCTCGTGCGCGAGGGGCGCGGCGCCGTGGCGCGGCATCCCATCGAATTGCTCGACGAGAGCTATTCGCTGCGGGAGCCCTAGTGCAGGTCGTCCTCCTCGAGTTCGAAGGGATCCTCGCCGACACGACGCCCCACCGGCTCGCGGCGCTGCGGGACGCGCTGCTTCCGGACGGACTGTCGCTCGACGACGAGACGTGGGTCGAGCACTGCCTGGGCCTTCCCGTCGAGGCGTCCGTGGCCGCCGCGCGGCGCGCGCTGGGCGCGGCCGACGATCCCACGGCGGCAGAGATCGCGCGGCTCCGCGCGGAGCGTACGTTCGCGCAGCGCATCAGCCGCGGACTCCTGATGCAGCCCGGCGGTCTCGCGCTCGTGCAGGCGCTCCGCACCCAGGTGCGCCTTGCGCTGGTGACGCGCGCGTCGCGGCGCGACGTGGACTTCGTGCTCACGCTCGCCGGACTCGCCGATACCTTCACGTGCGTCGTCACGGCGGACGATCGGATCGAGGGCAAGCCGTCGCCGGCGCCGTACGCGCTGGCGCTCGACCGCCTGATGCGCACCACGCCGATCGTGCGCGGCGAGGCGCTCGCGTTTGAGGACGCGCGCCCGGGCATCCGCGCCGCGCGGGCCGCCGGCCTTCGCACGGTCGCTGTCGGACCGCTCCCGCTGCATCACGCCATGGAAGCCGACGCGTTCTATCCCACGCTCTCGGGCCTCTCGTTCGACCAGATGCGGTCGCTCGTCCGCGGAGGGCGCGCGTGAGCGCGCCCATCGCCACGCCCACCAGCGGCGAGTACGCGCAGCTGCGCGGTGATGCCGGGTTGGTCGACCGCTCCGACCGGCTGCGCATGACGTTCACCGGCGCGAAGGCCGCCGAGACGCTCACGGGGCTCGTCACCAACGACGTGCTCGCCTTGCAGCCGGGACACGGCCAGTATGCCGTGGCGCTCACCGCCAAGGGCAAGGTCATCGCCGACGTGCGCATCTTCCAGCGCGGCGCCGAGGATTTCCTCCTGGATGTCCCCGCCGCCGCCGGCGCGGGCTTCGCGGCGATGGTCCGCAAGTATGTGAATCCGCGCCTCGCGAAATACGCCGACGTGAGCGTATCGATGGCCTGTCTTGGCGTCGCCGGGCCGCACGCGCGCCAGGTCGTGGCGCACGCATTGCAGTGCTCTCCCGCCGCCTTCGACCTCCTGCCGGCGTACGCGAACACCGCGCTTCCGTTCGGCACGGAGTCGATACTGGTGGCGCGGGCCGCCGACTATGGCGTGGACGGCTTCGACTGCTTCGTCGCCGCGGAGGCCGCCGGGTCGCTGCGCGAGGCGCTCATCGCGTCGGGCGCCGCGCCCGCCGCGCTGGCGGCGCTCGAGACGCTGCGCATCGAGGCCGGCCGTCCGGCGTGGGGCGTGGACATGAACGGCGAGTCGCTGGCGCAGGAGGCGCGGCTCGACGTCCTCGACGCGATCTCGTATACGAAGGGCTGCTACACGGGACAGGAAGTGGTGGCGCGCGTTCACTTCCGCGGCCACGTGAACCGTGTGCTGCGCGGGCTGCGGCTCGACGCGCCGGCCGGTGACGACGCGCGGGTCTTCGCGGGGGATGCGGACGTGGGCGATGTGCGCTCGCGCGCCCTCTCGCCGCGCCTCGGCGCGATTGCCCTCGCGATGATCCGCCGCGAGGTCGAACCGGGCTCGCCGGTCGTCGTGCGGGCGAGCGACGGCGAGACCACCGGCACCGTCGTCGAGCTTCCCTTCCCCGCGTGACCACCGCGCTGATCACCGGGGCCTCGGGCCTGGTCGGTTCGCATCTCGTGGAGCACCTGCAGCGCGACGGATGGCAGGTGCGCGCGCTGGTGCGCGATCGGACTCGCGCCGCCTGGCTGACCGACCGCGGCGTCGACCTGCAAGACGGCGACACGCAGGATGTCGCGGCCTACTGTCGCGCGGCGGAAGGCGCACAGTACGTCTTTCACTGTGCGGCCGCGATCACGCCGCGCGGCGGCTGGGAGTCGTTTCGCGCACCGAACATCGACGGGACGCGGAACGCCATCGACGCCGCCGCTCAGGCGGGCGCTCGACTGCTGCACCTGAGTTCCGTGGCGGTGTACGGCCCCGAGGGGCGGTATTCGCTCACCGGGGCGGACGGCCTACAG
Encoded here:
- a CDS encoding FAD-binding protein, translating into MSHRPSSLDELTTLITESAARRRALRLVGRGTWLDGGAPVVADAERVALDAFDGIIEYEPGDLTITVGAATTLAELDAATARHHQWCPLAAWGSDDGSVGATIATATSGPFAHALGLPRDLVLGLECVDGTGKVLRPGGKVVKNVAGFDLVRLMTGSWGALAAITRVSLRLRARPSLDETWHVALDDAAAATAQTTLRRSATPPIACEVIARGRVGELGPGLLVRIAGNAATVAAARTAVAALGTATAADNALWTRLRAAAPSRAPRIPSLPAVRALNEGVKRAFDPAGILNPGIMG
- a CDS encoding glycine cleavage T C-terminal barrel domain-containing protein — translated: MSAPIATPTSGEYAQLRGDAGLVDRSDRLRMTFTGAKAAETLTGLVTNDVLALQPGHGQYAVALTAKGKVIADVRIFQRGAEDFLLDVPAAAGAGFAAMVRKYVNPRLAKYADVSVSMACLGVAGPHARQVVAHALQCSPAAFDLLPAYANTALPFGTESILVARAADYGVDGFDCFVAAEAAGSLREALIASGAAPAALAALETLRIEAGRPAWGVDMNGESLAQEARLDVLDAISYTKGCYTGQEVVARVHFRGHVNRVLRGLRLDAPAGDDARVFAGDADVGDVRSRALSPRLGAIALAMIRREVEPGSPVVVRASDGETTGTVVELPFPA
- a CDS encoding heterodisulfide reductase-related iron-sulfur binding cluster; this encodes MNAATAPLVHDDAPCPAGLAPLERARAGLDSCVHCGFCLQACPTYLALEDENDSPRGRLVLMRAALEGRVALDDPDVATHLSRCLGCRGCESACPSGVPYGHLLEAAREQLAAVRPLPVVARVILWAFARPAVLRVALWFGRLARDTGIAAELARIPGAAGFPFAMLASTARAHTPAWTPRAAATRASVATLDGCVMEGLFTEVNRATERVLAENGYSLCAAPGQQCCGALHVHAGDAATARDLAKTNIAAFEASGATFVASNSAGCGAMMKEYGQLLADDPAWRDRARAFSAKVRDASELLAAAGPRPGAPLPRRITYDAPCHLEHAQKVSAPPLQVLAAIPGLEHTPLDDREQCCGSAGIFNLIEPNVSERVLAAKMRCIHATSAPIVATGNPGCLMQIGAGLVREGRGAVARHPIELLDESYSLREP
- a CDS encoding FAD-linked oxidase C-terminal domain-containing protein → MSLAADLRAIVGAKHVLERPAELLVYESDGLPGYHRTPSLAVFPASADEALAVVRALARAHVPFVPRGAGTGLSGGALADGVVLLGLQRLKRIIAIDPERRVARVEPGVVNVTLTKAAAPHGLHYAPDPSSQTACTIGGNLAENAGGPHCLKYGVTLNHVVAAKVALPDGNVVELEADDGGFDLLGAFVGSEGCFGVALELTVKLTPNPERIVTLLADFSSIDDAAQTVSAIIAAGILPAALEMMDRATVGAVEASIYAAGYPTDAAAVLLVEVDGAAVGLDEDVQNVDRICRGHGARDVRIATEPAARAKLWQGRKKAFGAMGRIAPHLVVQDAVVPRTKLPSLLARIAEIGAANGVQVCNVFHAGDGNLHPNIPYNANDKDESARVHVAMRQIMQACIDAGGTITGEHGVGLDKLPYMDALFTPDTLDGMCRLRDVFDPDRRANPGKVVPIRYCRERRPNTKMADGGRQMADAQQGTAADASGALRGIDA
- a CDS encoding RNA polymerase sigma factor RpoD/SigA, whose product is MQQTEPKAKGFFRSSPSTAFDQYLQDIQKLPLISDAAEERRLARLAQKGDEAAAERLVTANLRFVISYVKKYQGHGLDLSELVAIGNEGLLKAVRKFDPDQGVKFISYAVWWVRQAVLKALAEQTRSVRIPLNQNSQLIRLSRAETVLAQVLRRDPTDHEIGRLLEESPEQVRAAKQMSATELSLDAPVDRSDREACTLGERFSGADGAEIEEVTDAKLMRETITRVFTRYLTPRERKILNLYYGLDEGAEAMTLEKIGALMGVTRERIRQIRERAFEKLRASPEGRSLAGFWANVS
- a CDS encoding HAD family phosphatase, which encodes MQVVLLEFEGILADTTPHRLAALRDALLPDGLSLDDETWVEHCLGLPVEASVAAARRALGAADDPTAAEIARLRAERTFAQRISRGLLMQPGGLALVQALRTQVRLALVTRASRRDVDFVLTLAGLADTFTCVVTADDRIEGKPSPAPYALALDRLMRTTPIVRGEALAFEDARPGIRAARAAGLRTVAVGPLPLHHAMEADAFYPTLSGLSFDQMRSLVRGGRA
- a CDS encoding cob(I)yrinic acid a,c-diamide adenosyltransferase, which produces MTLKIYTRTGDEGDTGLFGGGRVSKDHPRVEAYGDIDELNACIGVARSAEMMPRIDEVLAPIQRDLFAIGALLATPDLVKMQEQLAKARISDERIAQMEQSIDDGEAELEPLKSFILPGGTPKSAALHVARTICRRAERAVVRLQRDVEVPQVVIVYLNRLSDLLFVLARVANRRAGAGEVTW
- the aroB gene encoding 3-dehydroquinate synthase, producing the protein MRRTGTRTGTDAVAGVGGAYIPAPGAAPTVDPDGTAREIVVHGSRIVVRAGALTDAAALVRECAPGCRPIIITDANVAPLHAEPIAAALDTEILSFPPGESSKVRAQWAALTDALLDRQLGRDTVVVAVGGGVCGDLAGFVAATYLRGVPVVQVPTSLVAMIDAAIGGKTGVDTRYGKNLVGAFHQPALVLVDPLALATLPLEHRRAGMAEAIKHGVIADEAYLYWIAAHGASLLSPSLAPETAERLVRGSVAVKAGVVAGDEREGGRRRILNFGHTIGHAIEHLSEYTLLHGEAIAIGMVAEARLGELAEVTLAGCADEIAELCATFGLPVRIPAAFSAEAIIALARGDKKSRGGLAEYALPMRFGEMNDGGGRFALPMDEGVVRAAIEATR